A section of the Chlorocebus sabaeus isolate Y175 chromosome 13, mChlSab1.0.hap1, whole genome shotgun sequence genome encodes:
- the LOC103240093 gene encoding AP-4 complex subunit sigma-1, whose amino-acid sequence FLLMVNKQGQTRLSKYYEHVDINKCTLLETEVIKRCLSRSNEQCSFIEYKDFRLIYRQYAALFVVVGVDDTETEMAIYKFIHNFVEVLEEYFSRVSELDKMFNLDKVHIILDEMVLNGCIVETNRERILAPLLILYVRKLKGSIFQTTWIYRKC is encoded by the coding sequence tttctcCTCATGGTGAATAAACAAGGGCAGACTCGACTTTCTAAGTACTATGAACATGTAGATATTAATAAGTGTACACTTCTGGAAACAGAAGTCATAAAGAGATGTCTCTCTCGATCCAATGAACAATGCTCTTTCATTGAATATAAGGATTTTAGGCTGATATATCGGCAGTATGCAGCTCTCTTCGTTGTGGTTGGAGTTGATGACACTGAGACAGAAATGGCtatttataaattcattcatAATTTTGTGGAAGTTTTAGAAGAGTATTTCAGCCGAGTGAGTGAATtagataaaatgtttaatttggaTAAAGTACACATCATTTTGGATGAGATGGTGTTAAATGGCTGCATTGTGGAAACTAACAGGGAAAGAATTCTTGCCCCTCTACTAATTCTTTATGTCAGAAAGctgaaaggaagtatcttccagaCAACATGGATTTATCGGAAATGCTAG